In Saccharolobus solfataricus, a genomic segment contains:
- a CDS encoding TrmB family transcriptional regulator: MSSELLEETISRVSKFASIFGISKSELKVYSYLLIYGRATAREVSNKLSLPYTKVYNVLSKLEGRGWVIKIDKRPAVYEAIPLRDVWNKIKITFQEKLDEFEKQFIEPISSIFSSNMAYNIVVIPRDNIMDNALRLLKDYSKMYLVAISYQEFVRSDIIDILRANSLKAETKIIVDKSVNLPDISSAQVKRAQSLFGSGIITSDSILLVIKNNDILTGLFSNHKYLIDIGTVYFNHLWSTLPG, translated from the coding sequence ATGTCATCTGAATTATTAGAAGAGACCATAAGCAGAGTATCAAAGTTTGCTTCAATTTTTGGAATATCAAAATCGGAATTAAAAGTTTATTCATATCTCTTAATATATGGACGAGCAACTGCGAGAGAAGTCTCAAACAAGTTAAGCTTACCATACACTAAAGTATATAATGTCCTATCTAAACTAGAGGGAAGAGGGTGGGTTATAAAAATAGATAAGAGACCCGCAGTGTACGAGGCAATTCCTTTAAGAGATGTTTGGAATAAGATTAAAATTACTTTTCAAGAAAAATTGGACGAATTTGAAAAACAATTTATCGAGCCGATATCTAGTATTTTCTCCTCAAATATGGCATATAATATAGTTGTTATACCAAGAGATAATATTATGGATAATGCACTAAGACTACTCAAGGACTACAGCAAGATGTATTTAGTTGCAATATCCTATCAAGAGTTCGTAAGAAGCGATATTATAGATATATTAAGGGCTAATTCGCTTAAAGCAGAGACTAAAATAATAGTCGACAAAAGCGTTAATTTACCAGATATCTCATCAGCTCAAGTTAAGAGAGCTCAATCGCTATTTGGCAGTGGTATAATCACATCTGACTCAATTCTCCTAGTCATAAAGAATAATGATATATTAACTGGTCTATTTTCAAATCATAAATATCTAATAGACATCGGCACAGTATATTTTAATCACTTATGGTCTACATTACCGGGATAA
- a CDS encoding ribbon-helix-helix domain-containing protein produces the protein MKIITVKLPEQFLEAIDELVNTGRYGSRSEVIRAAIGDFIRKELWITTEE, from the coding sequence ATGAAAATAATAACGGTAAAACTACCAGAGCAGTTTCTGGAAGCAATAGACGAATTAGTTAATACGGGTAGATATGGTTCTAGAAGTGAAGTCATAAGAGCAGCAATAGGGGATTTTATACGGAAAGAACTATGGATAACTACAGAAGAGTAG
- a CDS encoding tRNA (adenine-N1)-methyltransferase: protein MMPLNEGDPVVIWIDPKRVYISKLERGKRLDTDKGVVFYDNLIGLEYGTSLTLKTGVKAYLLKPTIQDLYSKGLKRPSQVLYPKDIGYILTTLSLNQVKTVIEAGTGSGFLTISLALSLSENAKIYTYDIREDMQKVAKFNANVLGVQDRIVFKLKDIREGIDEKEVDAIFLDMPDPWNAIPKLYESLKPSSTIIIFVPTVNQIEKTYFAMKNSGIIDIHVEELILREYQVKENAIRPRNIGIMHTGFIIRGRKSI from the coding sequence ATGATGCCATTAAACGAAGGAGATCCGGTAGTAATTTGGATAGATCCAAAAAGAGTATATATTTCCAAACTGGAAAGAGGCAAAAGGCTTGATACTGATAAGGGAGTAGTATTTTACGACAATTTAATAGGTCTTGAATATGGTACCTCACTAACCTTGAAAACTGGTGTTAAAGCCTACTTACTAAAACCTACTATCCAAGATCTCTACTCCAAAGGGTTAAAGAGACCCTCACAAGTTCTATATCCTAAAGATATAGGATACATTTTAACTACCCTTTCACTAAATCAAGTAAAGACAGTTATCGAAGCTGGAACTGGTTCTGGATTTCTTACAATCTCCTTAGCTTTAAGTTTAAGTGAGAACGCTAAGATCTATACTTATGATATAAGAGAAGATATGCAAAAAGTAGCTAAATTTAACGCAAATGTGTTGGGTGTTCAAGATAGGATAGTATTCAAATTGAAGGATATAAGGGAAGGTATAGACGAGAAGGAGGTAGACGCAATTTTTCTAGATATGCCCGATCCATGGAACGCCATACCAAAGCTTTATGAGTCTCTGAAACCTTCGTCCACCATAATTATATTTGTTCCTACAGTAAATCAAATAGAGAAAACATACTTCGCAATGAAGAATTCTGGAATTATAGATATTCATGTAGAGGAACTTATCTTGAGGGAGTATCAAGTTAAAGAGAACGCTATAAGGCCTAGAAATATAGGTATCATGCATACGGGTTTTATTATTAGGGGAAGAAAATCAATATAA
- a CDS encoding V0D/AC39 family V-type ATPase subunit has product MSYAIYSFIHSISRTQKVSLLTKGLVNELISSESWNNVASLLKERGIIEEQPASLEDFEYMLKSRSLTLLEKIRNYFSIFRVTYNIVDLYIYMISLDELKNIIVSIVNGTGNGNSNKIRFFRKYFDQIPSSLEELMNSFKGNVYANALSYAIKDGQGKNISYLLSLLDIYFIKKLSEIIEGFKGDWKSLAENIICYYKDYYSISLAIKHKTVENTVCKIGTEILKDLSSSTSDAETLDILRRTQYSKLLNVNSTYGALASMYRIARINARKNSELVFMSSPFNPALALALAELIRLDTEDIISIANAKSLRLKEEEIKNMLSFEII; this is encoded by the coding sequence ATGAGTTATGCGATCTATTCTTTTATACATTCAATTTCCAGAACGCAAAAGGTTTCATTATTAACAAAAGGTTTAGTTAATGAATTAATAAGTAGTGAAAGTTGGAATAATGTTGCCTCTCTGCTTAAAGAAAGGGGAATAATTGAGGAACAACCAGCTAGTTTAGAAGATTTTGAATACATGCTCAAGTCTAGATCTCTTACACTATTAGAAAAGATAAGGAATTACTTTTCAATTTTTAGAGTAACCTATAATATAGTTGACCTATATATTTATATGATATCTCTAGACGAATTGAAAAACATAATAGTTAGTATAGTTAACGGCACTGGTAATGGAAATAGTAATAAAATAAGATTTTTTAGAAAGTACTTTGATCAAATACCATCTTCACTTGAGGAATTAATGAATAGTTTTAAGGGAAATGTATACGCTAATGCACTTTCATACGCCATTAAGGATGGACAGGGAAAAAATATATCCTATCTTCTATCGCTACTTGATATCTATTTCATAAAGAAACTATCAGAGATTATAGAAGGTTTCAAGGGAGATTGGAAAAGCCTTGCTGAAAATATAATATGTTATTATAAAGATTACTATTCAATATCATTGGCAATTAAACATAAAACAGTAGAGAATACTGTTTGTAAAATCGGTACCGAGATACTTAAAGATCTCTCTTCTTCCACAAGTGATGCTGAAACACTTGATATTTTAAGACGAACTCAATACTCAAAGCTACTTAACGTAAATAGCACTTATGGGGCGCTCGCTAGCATGTATAGAATAGCGAGAATCAACGCCAGGAAGAACTCAGAGCTAGTATTTATGAGTTCTCCATTTAACCCTGCCTTAGCATTAGCATTAGCAGAACTAATACGTCTTGATACGGAAGATATAATAAGTATAGCGAATGCGAAAAGCCTACGATTAAAGGAAGAAGAAATTAAGAATATGCTATCCTTCGAGATCATATAA
- a CDS encoding aldo/keto reductase, translating into MLYRRIGDTNITVSEIGIGVWSLVTDWWGADTNKAEDIIRRAYEVGINFYDTADTYGEGKGEEIIAKVLETKRDNIVILTKIGYDFYHKEGGKIRQRFDIPYLEFALKRSLERLRTDYIDILMIHNPKMNAIKNLEILSFLRSLKKDGIIRMYGVALGPTLGWEEEGIEAINMGYESLEYIYNIIEQRPGNKFLKYEKVGHIIRVPHASDVLNEDKWPLISDPKLHRSLKDIKWLNEGIKRSLKLKEFASSKGMTLSDLALKFILSNKNVSTVIPNITSINELEKYVKVENLSILTEDDLKYIGEYYRKYYEDLNEDSIKETLRYK; encoded by the coding sequence ATGCTCTACAGACGCATAGGTGATACTAACATTACGGTATCTGAAATAGGTATAGGGGTATGGAGTTTGGTTACCGATTGGTGGGGAGCTGATACAAATAAGGCGGAGGATATAATAAGAAGGGCGTATGAAGTCGGAATTAATTTTTACGACACCGCGGACACCTATGGAGAGGGTAAGGGCGAGGAAATTATTGCAAAAGTTTTAGAGACTAAGAGAGATAATATAGTAATATTAACTAAAATAGGATATGACTTTTATCATAAAGAGGGAGGTAAGATACGACAAAGATTTGATATACCATATCTTGAATTTGCTTTAAAGAGATCCCTAGAAAGATTAAGAACAGACTATATTGACATACTTATGATTCACAATCCTAAGATGAATGCTATCAAAAATCTAGAGATCCTATCTTTTCTTAGATCGTTAAAGAAAGATGGAATAATAAGAATGTATGGTGTCGCATTAGGCCCAACATTGGGTTGGGAAGAGGAGGGAATTGAGGCCATAAATATGGGTTACGAAAGTCTCGAGTATATATATAATATCATTGAGCAAAGACCAGGGAACAAGTTCCTAAAGTACGAGAAAGTAGGCCATATAATAAGGGTGCCGCATGCTTCTGACGTTCTAAATGAGGACAAATGGCCACTAATTTCTGATCCTAAGCTTCATAGGTCGTTAAAGGATATTAAATGGCTAAATGAAGGAATCAAGAGAAGCTTAAAATTAAAGGAATTTGCAAGTTCTAAAGGAATGACGTTATCTGATCTAGCACTGAAGTTTATCCTCTCTAATAAGAACGTATCCACAGTGATTCCTAATATAACTTCCATAAATGAATTGGAGAAATATGTAAAAGTTGAGAATTTGTCAATTCTTACTGAAGATGATTTAAAATATATTGGAGAATACTATAGGAAATATTATGAAGATCTAAATGAGGATAGTATAAAAGAAACTTTAAGGTATAAGTAG
- a CDS encoding XTP/dITP diphosphatase, which translates to MLRRGVKIGVLTNNENKFIELKEIAKNFNIELEHLRGEKIEIQSDDLEEISRTAANLAYLIFRRPLIVDDSGLFVQALQNFPGPYTNFVKNTIGLKGILKLLEGIKDRSAYFMTALTFTDGKIIKTFIGIVKGAISEEIRGNLGFGFDPIFIPEGEKRTFAEMSLEEKNRYSHRARAFAKFAEFLESYTEKE; encoded by the coding sequence ATGTTGAGGAGAGGCGTAAAAATAGGAGTATTAACGAATAATGAAAATAAATTTATAGAGCTGAAGGAAATTGCAAAGAATTTTAATATAGAGTTAGAGCATCTGAGAGGAGAGAAAATAGAAATACAAAGTGATGACTTAGAAGAAATATCTAGAACTGCAGCAAATTTGGCATATTTGATATTTAGGAGGCCATTAATAGTAGATGATAGCGGATTATTCGTGCAAGCATTACAGAATTTCCCTGGTCCCTATACTAATTTTGTTAAGAATACAATAGGGCTTAAAGGTATACTAAAATTGCTCGAAGGAATAAAAGATAGGTCTGCCTATTTTATGACTGCACTAACGTTTACTGACGGAAAAATAATTAAAACATTTATTGGGATCGTAAAGGGAGCTATTTCTGAAGAGATTAGAGGTAATTTAGGTTTCGGATTTGACCCTATATTTATACCTGAAGGAGAAAAGAGAACTTTCGCAGAGATGTCATTAGAGGAGAAAAATAGGTACTCTCATAGGGCAAGGGCTTTTGCTAAATTTGCAGAATTCTTAGAGAGTTATACTGAAAAAGAATAA